In Uranotaenia lowii strain MFRU-FL chromosome 2, ASM2978415v1, whole genome shotgun sequence, one genomic interval encodes:
- the LOC129748121 gene encoding outer dynein arm-docking complex subunit 4-like: MVIIRNKKFIGFCVVSGCNDSRKKNLKKSDLQEFLTRKITNHMYHYISGVQKTQEAIENTIGSNPKSQPPPVKKAPKAEKPKPASTGGNNNGHGNGNGNGNGNGGKKPPLTQEEIERRAARRLLGDLYVDKEYLENLLKHPDLKKADTNTEGVSEYAKDAINFLNNRQEFWRQQKPCTSLNSAKIADGGGIPKWRGAVRAVQSSLKL, from the exons ATGGTGATTATTcgtaacaaaaaatttataggATTTTGTGTGGTTTCTGGATGCAATgatagcagaaaaaaaaatttaaaaaaaagtgacctTCAAGAGTTTCTCACTCGTAAAATCACTAATCACATGTACCATTACATTTCAGGTGTGCAAAAGACCCAGGAAGCGATCGAAAATACGATCGGCAGCAATCCCAAGAGCCAACCGCCCCCAGTCAAGAAAGCTCCGAAAGCGGAAAAACCAAAACCCGCCTCAACCGGTGGCAACAACAACGGCCACGGAAACGGAAACGGCAATGGCAATGGGAACGGTGGCAAGAAACCGCCGCTCACCCAGGAGGAAATTGAACGGCGGGCTGCTCGGCGTTTGCTGGGCGATCTGTACGTGGACAAAGAGTACTTGGAGAATTTGCTCAAACACCCAGACCTGAAGAAGGCCGACACCAACACCGAGGGAGTCTCCGAATATGCCAAGGACGCGATCAACTTCCTGAACAATCGGCAGGAGTTTTGGCGCCAACAGAAACCCTGCACCAGTCTGAACTCGGCCAAAATCGCCGATGGAGGTGGAATACCGAAATG GCGCGGTGCTGTTAGAGCTGTGCAAAGCAGTTTAAAGCTGTAG
- the LOC129743184 gene encoding uncharacterized protein LOC129743184: protein MVPLPEQRLTPYVRPFQYTGLDYLGPVEVTVGRRREKRYVAVFTCLVVRAVHIEVAHSLSKDSCIMAIRRFVQKRGPPSEIFSDNGTNFVGASRELQKQLRDIHLECADTFTNARTNWLFNPPIAPHMGGVRERMVRSIKVSMEALDDGRKVNDEILLTVLAETESLINARPLTYMPQGTSENQALTPNHFILGFSTRDAGTDPIRKPIELNKTLQSSYLRSQYLAGTVWSRWIMEYFPSLNKRPKWIEEMNPVKEGELVYIAEGNRRSWVRGRISKLLPNKDGRVRRVIVETSSGPLRRAVATLARMEIGSSEPGPSPGGTEPASRGGGCSATTGGAERRKTK, encoded by the coding sequence ATGGTACCCCTACCAGAACAACGTCTTACTCCCTACGTCAGGCCCTTTCAGTACACAGGTCTGGATTACTTGGGACCAGTAGAAGTCACCGTTGGTAGACGACGAGAGAAAAGGTATGTTGCTGTTTTTACTTGCCTGGTAGTCCGAGCGGTGCACATCGAAGTGGCACACAGTTTGTCCAAAGATTCGTGCATAATGGCTATAAGAAGATTCGTTCAGAAGCGAGGTCCCCCAAGTGAAATTTTCTCCGACAACGGCACCAATTTCGTGGGCGCCAGTCGTGAGCTGCAGAAACAACTTAGAGATATTCATCTAGAATGTGCCGATACTTTCACCAATGCCCGCACCAACTGGTTGTTTAATCCACCCATAGCTCCACACATGGGCGGAGTGCGGGAACGGATGGTGCGTAGTATCAAAGTGTCGATGGAAGCGTTGGATGACGGAAGAAAGGTGAACGACGAAATCTTGCTGACAGTATTGGCTGAGACCGAATCATTGATCAACGCTCGACCACTTACATATATGCCGCAAGGAACGTCGGAGAACCAGGCCCTTACTCCAAATCATTTTATTCTGGGGTTCTCAACTCGGGATGCTGGCACTGATCCGATACGGAAACCGATCGAGCTGAACAAAACGTTACAGAGCAGTTATCTAAGATCTCAGTATCTAGCTGGGACAGTATGGAGTCGCTGGATCATGGAATATTTCCCGTCGCTGAACAAACGACCGAAGTGGATCGAGGAGATGAACCCGGTGAAGGAAGGTGAGCTCGTATACATAGCGGAAGGCAACCGAAGGAGCTGGGTTAGAGGACGGATATCGAAGCTACTGCCCAACAAAGATGGAAGGGTTCGGCGAGTGATAGTCGAGACTTCGTCTGGACCCTTAAGGCGAGCAGTAGCGACGTTAGCACGGATGGAGATAGGAAGCAGTGAACCTGGTCCAAGTCCTGGTGGAACCGAACCTGCTTCACGGGGTGGAGGATGTTCTGCCACCACTGGGGGCGCCGAACGCAGGAAAACGAAGTGA